The region GCCCCGAATCGCCTTCCAAAAGACCAGCTCATAGATCGCGGAGAGCCCGACAACGACGTAGATCACGCGGGCGACCGGGGCGGCGGCTCCGCCGAAGATCGCCGCGACCAGGTTGAAATGGAAGAGGCCGACCAGACCCCAGTTCAACCCGCCGACGATGAGGAGCAGAGCGATGACTACATCTAAAGTTTTCATCGTCATTCTCCTTTCCGTCCCCTTCGAGGGGGACAAATGAGACAGACGGCCGCTTTTCCCGCTCGCCTCATCCGCGACAATTCACGAGCGGAAACCGCGACCTCTTGGGGGGTAGAATGGACTCCCCCCGACCACCGAGGGAAGAAGGAACGGGGAAACGCCCCCCCTTCCGCCCTTCGATCACCCGGCGGTCTCTTTTAAGCCTACACCGATCCGAGTGTCCGGCAAGAAAAATACGCGGGCGGATCGATGTCGCGCCGCGGAGAAAAGAATCGCGGAAGCGGCCGGGCGTCGTGCCGAACGGCTTGGCGGCCGCGAACCGAGCGGAGGCGGGCGGCACGACGGAAAGGGGCGGTCTCACCCGATTTTCCCTGGATGCTTGGCCTCCGGGGCCCGCCGGTGCTACTCTATTAGGAAGGAAATGGGACGAAAACAAAAAGAAACACACCCGCCTTGTGGCGGGGGGAGACCCCTTCGATGAAAGACAACGACAAACAAGAGCCCGGAGAGAGCCGGCATCCGGACCCGGAAAGCACACAGGAACCCCAGAACGCCCTCC is a window of Candidatus Eisenbacteria bacterium DNA encoding:
- a CDS encoding DUF378 domain-containing protein: MKTLDVVIALLLIVGGLNWGLVGLFHFNLVAAIFGGAAAPVARVIYVVVGLSAIYELVFWKAIRGRWHGGSAGHAAG